The Ferrimonas balearica DSM 9799 genome includes the window TTGTTTACCGTTATGGCCACTCACTATGGCGCCGGCACCTGGACCGAAAGCAGTACGCCCGGCTGGCCTTTTCCTGGCCACTGGATCGACTGGCACTGGCGTGTTCCGACCACGCGCTGGTCTGCACTGAAAGCGACTATCGCGCCACGTCCGGTGGCCCCAACGTCAGCCATTGTCCCAATTTTATCGAGCTGGAAAGCACGGCGAGGGCGCATGATGCGCCCTCGCAAAGGCCCAATCGTGGGGTCTATGTGGGCCGGCTGATGTCCTTTAAGAACCTGTTTAACCTGATTGAAGCCTGCGCAAAACGCCAATTGCCGCTGGACCTCTACGGCGATGGTCCGTTGCGGGGGGAGCTGGAGGCGCATGCGGCCAAAGTGGGTGCCGAATGCCGGTTTCTGGGGGTGCGGCCCAATCACGAAGTGCGTGACGCGCTGACCCAATACCGCTGGTTTTTCCTGGTCAGCAATTATGAAGCGATGCCTAAAGCCCTGCTTGAGGGGATGGCGGCGGGGTGTGTCTGCGTGGCTGCCCCCAACTACGGCTGTGCCGAGGTGATTGAAGACGGCGTTGATGGAGTATTGAGCGCCGATTGGGAGGCGGACAGTATCGCCGACGCCATGGCCAGGGCCGATGGGCCACACATGGATGGCATGGCCAGTCGCGCGATGACCAAAGTGCGGGATCAGTACTCGCTGGAGCGGGTACTCAGCCTGCATCGCAAAGCGTTATTGGGCGGTGACCAATGAGCGCCGTCATCGCGACTGAGCGTACGCACCCGCTGGCCATGCTGGCGCTGGCGATCTTTGCCCTGTTCTGGTGTCTGGCGGTGACCATGGTCAAGCTGGAAGCCGGATTGCCGGTGCGGGTCTGGGTGCTGCTGTTGGGGCTGGGCTGGCTGGCGACCCTCTATCGTGTGCCCTGGGCAGATCTGACCCGCGG containing:
- a CDS encoding glycosyltransferase family 4 protein, which codes for MGQSNVVLVIFSYGMSATRWKQMGILSKEKVIFEAYLNSGLAEQVVWFTYHPDDPALVAEEQKAGRLHPGITVLPAPAWAGTGLGKLFYSVAGPWLQRDAFTQATAMINHQTSGCWTGLTARLLLGGRFVYRYGHSLWRRHLDRKQYARLAFSWPLDRLALACSDHALVCTESDYRATSGGPNVSHCPNFIELESTARAHDAPSQRPNRGVYVGRLMSFKNLFNLIEACAKRQLPLDLYGDGPLRGELEAHAAKVGAECRFLGVRPNHEVRDALTQYRWFFLVSNYEAMPKALLEGMAAGCVCVAAPNYGCAEVIEDGVDGVLSADWEADSIADAMARADGPHMDGMASRAMTKVRDQYSLERVLSLHRKALLGGDQ